One part of the Microlunatus elymi genome encodes these proteins:
- a CDS encoding PLP-dependent cysteine synthase family protein, whose translation MTRYASLADSVGHTPLVGLPRLSPSTSVRLWAKLEDRNPTGSIKDRAALNMINVAEADGLLSPGATILEPTSGNTGISLAMAAKLKGYRLICVMPENTSAERKQLLAMWGAEVVSSPAAGGSNEAVRVAKKLSEEHPDWVMLYQYGNPANAEAHYLGTGPEILEDLPEVTHVVAGLGTTGTLMGIGRFLAEKKPGVKIIAAEPRYGELVYGLRNLDEGFVPELYDDSLISSRFSVGSRDAVRRVRELLEREGIFAGLSTGAIVHAAMAQAAKAHKAGESADIVLIIADGGWKYLSTGAYAADLDEVEEHLDTQVWA comes from the coding sequence GTGACCCGCTACGCATCGCTGGCCGACTCGGTCGGGCACACCCCGCTGGTCGGGCTGCCCAGGTTGTCGCCGAGCACGAGCGTCCGGCTGTGGGCGAAACTGGAGGATCGCAATCCGACCGGTTCGATCAAGGACCGGGCGGCGCTGAACATGATCAACGTCGCCGAGGCGGACGGACTGCTGTCGCCCGGTGCGACGATCCTGGAGCCGACCAGCGGCAACACCGGGATCTCGCTGGCGATGGCGGCCAAGCTGAAGGGCTACCGGCTGATCTGCGTGATGCCGGAGAACACCAGCGCCGAACGCAAGCAACTGCTGGCGATGTGGGGTGCCGAGGTGGTCTCCTCCCCGGCCGCGGGCGGATCCAACGAGGCCGTCCGGGTCGCCAAGAAGCTGAGTGAGGAACATCCGGACTGGGTGATGCTCTACCAGTACGGCAATCCGGCCAACGCCGAGGCGCATTACCTCGGCACCGGCCCGGAGATCTTGGAGGATCTGCCGGAGGTGACGCACGTGGTTGCCGGGCTGGGCACCACCGGCACCCTGATGGGCATCGGCCGGTTCCTGGCCGAGAAGAAGCCCGGGGTCAAGATCATCGCCGCCGAGCCGCGGTACGGCGAGTTGGTCTACGGCTTGCGCAATCTGGACGAGGGCTTCGTGCCGGAGCTGTACGACGATTCCTTGATCAGTTCACGCTTCTCGGTCGGTTCCCGTGACGCGGTCCGTCGGGTGCGGGAGTTGCTGGAGCGGGAAGGGATCTTCGCCGGTCTGTCCACTGGCGCGATCGTGCATGCCGCGATGGCTCAAGCTGCCAAGGCCCACAAGGCGGGCGAGTCCGCCGACATCGTGTTGATCATCGCCGACGGCGGCTGGAAGTACCTGTCCACCGGTGCGTATGCCGCCGACCTCGACGAGGTCGAGGAGCACCTGGACACCCAGGTCTGGGCCTGA
- a CDS encoding nicotinate phosphoribosyltransferase, whose product MGSTTRTDPLEPWGPSEVPTTALLTDHYELTMLRAAFQSGTANRRCIFELFPRKLPDGRRYGVVAGVGRALRALSHFRFDDESRQFLLDRHIVDQPTADWLADFRFSGQIWGYAEGDIYFPGSPLLIVESTFAEAVLLETVLLSIYNHDSAIASAASRMTAVADGRPCLEMGARRTQELSAVAAARAAYIAGFTGTSSLESGRRYGVPTIGTAAHAFTLLHDNERDAFAAQIKALGEDTTLLVDTYDVDEAVRTAVELTGGRIGSVRLDSGDLPALAKHVRSLLDSLGATRTKIIVTSDLDEWQIAALAGAPVDGYGVGTALVTGSGHPTCGFVYKMVSRAVSDEPDAPMIHVAKRSTAKATIGGRKYAWRRFDEHGVAQTEVIGIDHEPDVDHGRDLLVQLVKGGKIVGREPLDAARDRHLAARAELPLDALKMSRGEPVIETIFS is encoded by the coding sequence ATGGGATCGACGACCAGGACGGATCCGCTCGAGCCCTGGGGCCCGAGCGAGGTGCCGACCACCGCGCTGCTCACCGACCATTACGAGTTGACCATGCTGCGGGCGGCGTTCCAGTCCGGCACCGCGAATCGTCGCTGCATCTTCGAACTCTTCCCGCGCAAGCTGCCCGACGGCCGCCGCTACGGCGTGGTTGCCGGCGTCGGCCGGGCGCTGCGGGCGCTGTCCCACTTCCGTTTCGACGACGAGTCGCGGCAGTTCCTGCTGGATCGCCACATCGTGGACCAGCCGACCGCGGACTGGCTGGCCGATTTCCGGTTCAGCGGCCAGATATGGGGCTATGCCGAGGGGGACATCTACTTCCCCGGCTCGCCGCTGCTGATCGTGGAGAGCACCTTCGCCGAGGCGGTGTTGCTGGAGACCGTGCTGCTCAGCATCTACAACCACGATTCGGCGATCGCCTCGGCTGCATCGCGAATGACCGCGGTCGCCGACGGCCGGCCGTGTCTGGAGATGGGTGCCCGGCGGACCCAGGAGTTGTCCGCGGTGGCTGCCGCGCGGGCCGCCTACATCGCCGGGTTCACCGGCACCTCGTCGCTGGAGTCCGGCCGCCGGTACGGAGTCCCGACGATCGGCACCGCCGCGCACGCGTTCACCCTGCTGCACGACAACGAACGCGACGCCTTCGCCGCCCAGATCAAGGCACTCGGCGAGGACACCACGCTGCTGGTGGACACCTACGACGTCGACGAGGCGGTGCGGACGGCGGTGGAGTTGACCGGTGGCCGGATCGGCTCGGTACGGCTGGACTCCGGTGATCTGCCGGCCCTGGCCAAACACGTACGGTCGCTGCTGGATTCGCTCGGTGCGACCCGGACCAAGATCATCGTCACCAGCGATCTGGACGAATGGCAGATCGCCGCGCTGGCCGGCGCTCCGGTGGACGGCTACGGAGTGGGTACGGCGCTGGTCACCGGATCCGGCCATCCGACCTGCGGATTCGTCTACAAGATGGTGTCCCGGGCGGTGTCCGACGAGCCGGATGCACCGATGATCCACGTCGCCAAACGCAGCACCGCCAAGGCGACGATCGGCGGCCGCAAGTATGCCTGGCGGCGGTTCGACGAGCACGGTGTCGCGCAGACCGAGGTGATCGGCATCGATCATGAACCCGATGTCGATCATGGTCGTGATCTGCTGGTGCAGTTGGTGAAGGGCGGCAAGATCGTCGGCCGGGAACCGTTGGATGCGGCTCGTGATCGGCATCTGGCAGCCCGCGCAGAGTTGCCGCTGGACGCGTTGAAGATGTCCCGCGGCGAACCGGTGATCGAGACGATCTTCAGCTGA
- the clpS gene encoding ATP-dependent Clp protease adapter ClpS has protein sequence MGRMPATSDPVLAPAGGTAIEDRPIEESYDLTPWATIVWDDPVNLMSYVAHVFATYFHYSKSKAHRLMMAVHTEGKAIVATGSREEMERDVTAMHEYGLWATLDRADS, from the coding sequence ATGGGCCGCATGCCCGCAACCTCAGATCCTGTTCTGGCGCCCGCGGGCGGGACCGCGATCGAGGACCGCCCGATCGAGGAGTCGTACGACCTGACGCCCTGGGCGACCATCGTCTGGGACGACCCGGTCAACCTGATGTCGTACGTCGCCCACGTGTTTGCGACCTACTTCCACTACTCCAAGTCCAAGGCGCATCGGTTGATGATGGCCGTGCACACCGAGGGCAAGGCGATCGTCGCCACCGGAAGCCGCGAGGAGATGGAACGCGACGTGACGGCGATGCACGAGTACGGTCTGTGGGCGACGCTGGATCGGGCCGATTCCTGA
- a CDS encoding Mov34/MPN/PAD-1 family protein gives MLRIPRDQVDEMIAHARTDHPDEACGVIVGPEGSDQPTRLIRMTNAERSPTFFRFDPLEQLQLVKELDAADEEIVVVYHSHTATEAYPSRTDISYAAEPQAHYLLVSTAESGREEGPVSVRSYRILDGQVSEEEIEVLRP, from the coding sequence GTGTTGAGGATCCCGCGTGACCAGGTCGACGAGATGATCGCGCACGCCCGCACCGATCACCCTGATGAAGCCTGTGGCGTGATCGTCGGCCCGGAAGGCTCGGATCAGCCGACTCGGCTGATCCGGATGACCAACGCCGAACGATCGCCGACGTTCTTCCGGTTCGACCCGCTCGAGCAACTCCAACTGGTCAAGGAACTTGACGCAGCAGACGAGGAGATCGTCGTCGTTTATCACAGCCACACCGCGACCGAGGCCTACCCGTCGCGGACCGACATCTCGTACGCCGCCGAGCCGCAGGCGCACTACCTGCTGGTCTCCACTGCCGAGTCCGGACGCGAGGAGGGCCCGGTGTCGGTGCGTTCCTATCGCATCCTCGACGGCCAGGTGAGTGAGGAAGAGATCGAGGTCCTTCGGCCGTGA
- a CDS encoding isochorismatase family protein: protein MSHVLIVVDVQKDFCEGGSLAVAGGAATAARISELLAGDHGYDLVLATRDHHIDPGAHFSDHPDFVDSWPPHCVVGTDGVEFHDQLTFRDFAAVFDKGEYAAAYSGFEGKDVDGNSLQDWLSGHDADLVDVVGIATDYCVRATALDAAAAGFTTTVLLDYTAAVAPDRIETTHADWAAAGVATEGELPAPQ, encoded by the coding sequence ATGAGTCACGTATTGATCGTTGTCGATGTGCAGAAGGACTTCTGCGAGGGTGGCTCGCTGGCGGTCGCCGGCGGTGCAGCGACGGCGGCGAGGATCAGCGAGTTGCTGGCCGGTGACCATGGCTACGATCTGGTGCTGGCGACCCGCGATCATCACATCGACCCCGGGGCGCACTTCTCCGATCACCCCGACTTCGTCGACAGCTGGCCGCCGCACTGTGTGGTCGGCACCGACGGAGTCGAATTCCATGATCAACTCACCTTCCGCGACTTCGCCGCGGTGTTCGACAAGGGTGAGTACGCGGCCGCCTACTCCGGCTTCGAGGGCAAGGACGTGGACGGGAATTCCTTGCAGGATTGGCTTTCCGGCCATGATGCCGATCTTGTCGACGTGGTGGGTATCGCCACCGACTACTGTGTCCGGGCCACTGCGCTGGATGCGGCCGCGGCCGGCTTCACTACCACCGTGCTGCTGGACTACACCGCCGCGGTTGCGCCGGATCGGATCGAGACCACCCACGCCGACTGGGCCGCCGCCGGCGTCGCCACCGAAGGCGAGCTGCCGGCGCCGCAGTGA
- a CDS encoding MoaD/ThiS family protein — protein sequence MAVEVKIPTILRTYTDGQKTVNSTGSTLAEVIDDVDSRHPGLKDRIVESAGLRRFVNVYVNDEDVRFSGGLSAPIADDDVVVVLPAVAGGAH from the coding sequence ATGGCGGTCGAAGTCAAGATTCCGACGATCCTGCGCACCTACACCGACGGGCAGAAGACCGTCAACAGCACCGGCAGCACGCTGGCCGAGGTGATCGACGACGTCGACAGCCGCCACCCGGGGCTGAAGGACCGCATCGTCGAGTCCGCCGGTCTGCGCCGATTCGTCAACGTGTACGTCAACGACGAGGACGTACGGTTCTCCGGCGGCCTGTCCGCCCCGATCGCCGACGACGACGTCGTGGTGGTCCTGCCGGCCGTGGCCGGCGGCGCCCACTGA
- a CDS encoding MarR family winged helix-turn-helix transcriptional regulator: protein MSQRPELGYLFNRLLTTVIERELPILERHDLQMWEYVIMNALRQGDAPTQTELSAITGRDKTRLIRNLDELVEVGLVRRDSDPQDRRNRVVSLTAEGRRVLQACRKDIRAMERELLAALPADDRTVFERALVTLDRELPPARRSLPRTRR from the coding sequence ATGTCGCAACGTCCCGAGCTCGGCTACCTCTTCAACCGGCTGTTGACGACCGTGATCGAGCGGGAACTGCCGATCCTCGAGCGGCACGATCTGCAGATGTGGGAGTACGTGATCATGAACGCGCTGCGGCAGGGTGATGCGCCGACGCAGACGGAGCTGTCCGCGATCACCGGCCGGGACAAGACCCGGCTGATCCGCAATCTCGACGAGTTGGTCGAGGTGGGACTGGTGCGACGCGATTCCGACCCCCAGGACCGGCGCAATCGGGTGGTGTCCCTGACCGCCGAGGGGCGGCGGGTACTGCAGGCCTGTCGCAAGGACATCCGGGCGATGGAACGGGAGCTGCTGGCCGCGCTCCCGGCCGACGACCGAACCGTCTTCGAACGCGCTCTGGTCACCCTGGACCGCGAGCTGCCCCCGGCGCGTCGATCCCTGCCGAGGACCCGACGGTAG
- a CDS encoding DUF2017 domain-containing protein, producing the protein MHRFKKRGGVISSDLEPDEVQLLQSLVGELIGLINSDRPEKANPQPGDDPFAAWAAELADDGPVEAPEDPVLRRLLPDAYPHDPKASAEFRRFTDHNLRQKKVSDADVVLGHLAATRGGQEPLRIPADAAGPWLRTLTSVRLAVAGRLGITDNESAAALGEVPDDDPRAFMISVYDWLGFAQETLVSAL; encoded by the coding sequence ATGCACAGATTCAAGAAGCGCGGCGGAGTGATCAGCTCCGATCTCGAACCCGACGAGGTGCAGCTGCTGCAGTCCCTGGTCGGCGAGCTGATCGGACTGATCAACTCCGACCGGCCCGAGAAGGCGAATCCGCAGCCGGGCGACGATCCCTTCGCGGCCTGGGCCGCGGAGTTGGCCGACGACGGCCCGGTGGAGGCGCCCGAGGATCCGGTGCTGCGCCGGTTGCTGCCGGACGCCTACCCGCACGACCCGAAGGCGTCGGCGGAGTTCCGCCGGTTCACCGACCACAACCTGCGGCAGAAGAAGGTCTCCGACGCCGACGTCGTGCTCGGCCACCTGGCCGCGACCCGGGGCGGACAGGAACCGCTGCGGATCCCGGCCGATGCCGCCGGCCCCTGGCTGCGGACGTTGACCAGCGTCCGGCTGGCCGTGGCCGGTCGACTCGGCATCACCGACAACGAGAGCGCCGCGGCGCTGGGCGAGGTGCCCGACGACGACCCGCGCGCGTTCATGATCAGCGTGTACGACTGGCTCGGCTTCGCCCAGGAGACCCTGGTCTCGGCGCTCTGA
- a CDS encoding IS1380 family transposase — translation MQVKRSKRVRVSADGHGVVSHAGIGLLRELAVDTGLVDGITAALIDTYDGPPVHPPGRVFTDLAVAVADGADAISGISVLRDRTDLFGPVASMPTTWRVLDRIDVDHLAAVRRARAGAREAAWAAGAGPDLASTLALDFDASVLIAHSEKENAAATWKRTFGFHPLLCFLDRPEIASGEALAGLLRRGNAGSNTAADHIAVLDMALASLPEQARPRPDDPDGPSLLARSDSAGATHDFAAACVERGLEFSFGFPIGFSVQQIVDAIPESCWMPALQGDDGLRDGAWVAEVTDCVDLSGWPAGSRLILRKERPHPGAQLTFADADGMRITGFLTNTGPGVVAGQAAGLELRHRQHARVEDRIRQAKATGLRNLPCHGWDENAAWLEVVLTATDLICWTKLIVFADHPDLASCEIATFRYRILHVAARITRGARQTWLRIDKTWRWAVHIAEGFHRLRAAFT, via the coding sequence TTGCAGGTGAAGCGTAGCAAGCGAGTCAGGGTCAGTGCGGATGGTCATGGCGTGGTGTCGCATGCCGGGATCGGTCTGTTGCGGGAGTTGGCCGTAGACACCGGCCTGGTCGATGGGATCACCGCGGCGTTGATCGACACCTATGACGGGCCGCCGGTGCATCCGCCGGGTCGGGTGTTCACAGATTTGGCGGTCGCGGTAGCCGACGGCGCGGACGCGATCAGCGGGATCAGTGTGTTGCGGGATCGGACCGATCTGTTCGGCCCGGTCGCTTCGATGCCGACGACCTGGCGGGTGTTGGACCGGATCGATGTTGATCATCTGGCCGCGGTTCGGCGGGCCCGGGCTGGGGCGCGGGAGGCGGCCTGGGCGGCCGGGGCCGGACCCGATCTGGCTTCGACGTTGGCGTTGGATTTCGACGCGTCGGTGTTGATCGCCCATTCGGAGAAGGAGAACGCGGCGGCGACCTGGAAACGCACGTTCGGGTTCCATCCGTTGTTGTGTTTCTTGGACCGGCCCGAGATCGCTTCCGGTGAAGCGTTGGCCGGGCTGCTGCGGCGCGGCAATGCCGGCTCCAACACTGCCGCCGACCACATCGCCGTGTTGGACATGGCATTGGCGAGCCTGCCCGAGCAGGCCCGGCCCCGGCCCGACGATCCGGACGGGCCGAGCCTGTTGGCCCGGTCCGACTCGGCCGGCGCGACCCATGATTTCGCCGCCGCGTGTGTCGAGCGGGGTCTGGAGTTCTCCTTCGGCTTCCCGATCGGCTTCAGCGTCCAGCAGATCGTGGACGCGATCCCCGAATCGTGCTGGATGCCCGCCCTGCAAGGCGATGACGGGCTCCGCGACGGCGCCTGGGTGGCCGAGGTCACCGACTGTGTGGACCTGTCGGGTTGGCCGGCCGGATCCAGGTTGATCCTGCGCAAGGAACGTCCCCATCCCGGTGCGCAACTGACCTTCGCCGATGCCGACGGGATGCGGATCACCGGATTCCTGACCAACACCGGCCCCGGTGTCGTGGCCGGACAGGCCGCCGGGCTGGAACTGCGACACCGCCAACACGCCCGCGTCGAGGACCGGATCCGCCAAGCCAAGGCCACCGGCCTGCGGAACCTGCCCTGCCACGGCTGGGACGAAAACGCCGCCTGGCTCGAAGTCGTGCTGACCGCGACCGACCTGATCTGCTGGACCAAACTGATCGTCTTCGCCGATCACCCCGACCTCGCTTCCTGCGAGATCGCCACCTTCCGCTACCGGATCCTGCACGTGGCCGCACGGATCACCCGCGGCGCCCGGCAAACATGGCTCCGGATCGACAAAACCTGGCGCTGGGCCGTCCACATCGCCGAAGGCTTCCACCGATTACGCGCCGCCTTCACCTGA
- a CDS encoding MmcQ/YjbR family DNA-binding protein, translating into MRTWTPAEADRRLTMVRSACLRLPETGERPSHAGPGFFIRGNKMFVTFLDDHHDDGRLAIWCAAPEGVQQEMIETEPERFFRPPYVGHRGWLGVHLLTVGQGELDAIAREAYRCVAPKTLIKQLDSDSSTVDDHR; encoded by the coding sequence ATGCGGACCTGGACTCCGGCCGAGGCGGATCGGCGACTGACGATGGTGCGGTCGGCGTGCCTGAGGCTGCCCGAGACCGGCGAACGGCCGAGCCATGCCGGTCCCGGATTCTTCATCCGGGGCAACAAGATGTTCGTCACCTTCCTCGATGACCATCACGACGACGGGCGGCTGGCGATCTGGTGCGCCGCACCTGAGGGCGTACAGCAGGAGATGATCGAGACCGAGCCGGAACGATTCTTCCGCCCGCCGTACGTCGGTCACCGCGGATGGCTCGGCGTCCACCTGCTCACCGTCGGTCAGGGCGAACTCGACGCGATCGCCCGCGAGGCGTACCGCTGCGTCGCGCCGAAGACGTTGATCAAGCAGCTCGACTCGGACAGCTCGACCGTTGATGATCACCGGTAG
- a CDS encoding TIGR03086 family metal-binding protein gives MLTVFRETLIKVCQLAGTITAQDLDRPTPCQDWDLRDLLAHQLGELTGFTEAVSTGDAPPASFDPAVVDSDRLTAQWRRATSSLLDAATAADQDKIINLAGFGKLPVATVLRMQLLDTAVHGWDIASSIGRSYRPVDAVVTDVLGFARQIATRPEASTAFDASVAATEPAEAAPDDWATALQLLGRRTAPNAEWLR, from the coding sequence ATGCTTACGGTTTTTCGAGAGACACTGATCAAGGTGTGCCAGCTCGCCGGGACGATCACCGCGCAGGATCTGGACCGACCGACTCCCTGCCAGGACTGGGATCTTCGTGATCTGCTCGCCCACCAGCTGGGCGAGCTGACGGGCTTCACCGAGGCCGTCTCGACCGGTGACGCCCCGCCCGCCAGCTTCGACCCCGCGGTCGTCGACTCCGATCGGCTCACCGCACAGTGGCGACGCGCGACCTCGAGCCTGCTCGATGCAGCCACGGCAGCGGACCAGGACAAGATCATCAACCTGGCCGGATTCGGCAAGCTACCGGTGGCGACGGTGCTGCGGATGCAACTGCTCGACACCGCCGTACACGGTTGGGACATCGCCAGCAGCATCGGCCGCAGTTACCGTCCCGTCGACGCCGTGGTCACCGACGTCCTCGGTTTCGCCCGGCAGATCGCCACCCGCCCGGAAGCGTCCACGGCGTTCGACGCATCAGTCGCTGCGACAGAGCCCGCCGAGGCCGCACCCGATGACTGGGCCACCGCGTTGCAACTGCTCGGCCGCCGCACCGCGCCGAACGCCGAGTGGCTGCGCTGA
- a CDS encoding alpha-L-rhamnosidase, with amino-acid sequence MTAQPGDDAATRTTLPSGDQTFGQVGRWISAPPPSDADQYRTPVLFTHVTITEPIRAAVLSVCGLGLQDVRIDDLPINDHRLDPPFTDFDRRVLYVSTDVTALLTPGTHRISITLGRGFFAVPTENVWRWHQAPWSGPLRAIAELRIDQADGRTKIIGTDPSWQTTLGRTTYDCYYAGESYDATLELPAAASAVPADAPKGELQPVDHEPIRVTWQGRPSWQRVGDAWVADFGRTIAGWVGLRSDQQRGAEVKIIYAEKLEDDGSCAPDSVHVSGDRFQTDSYVGDGAADQYWEPRFSYKGFRYVQLDGLSHPPREDTLTAYAAHNDIARIAEFACSEELFQTFVGAMARTIENNLHHIPTDTPVYEKNGWTGDAQVGTVSMLSLFDLRRVMIKWLDDLADAQRPDGAIPVIVPSGGWGFAELAPAPEWTTVYPHLLRELFRRTGDLDLVRRHWVTLIRYLDWELGKLVDGCAVSALGDYLQPGTHGLGPDDSGVTASSFLIRALRDSAELALLIGEQPDHRRLLQAAQQVTDAMNAKFLDHERGQYVVGPVYSQTSNAVPLVFGLVPGAYAPAVVEHLVADIAERDDHLNVGCIGANTVLKALTDHGHGDLALRVARQTSYPSWGYWFANGADTMWEMWETTARSRDHYFHGTVVQWLFEEVAGLRCGDHGWQTMIVQPHPIGDLQHVAYGIETIRGRAAVSWQRDQSGRFTLTVDVPAGCTALVRIPGASATVVSGTASPSLDHDFEVTGGRTVFTSQL; translated from the coding sequence GTGACCGCGCAACCCGGCGACGACGCCGCGACCCGAACCACACTCCCGTCCGGCGATCAGACCTTCGGCCAGGTTGGTCGGTGGATCAGTGCCCCGCCGCCGTCGGACGCGGATCAGTACCGGACGCCGGTCCTGTTCACCCACGTGACGATCACCGAACCGATCCGCGCGGCGGTGCTGTCGGTCTGCGGACTGGGATTGCAGGACGTACGGATCGACGACCTGCCGATCAACGATCATCGACTGGATCCGCCGTTCACCGACTTCGATCGGCGCGTGCTGTACGTGTCGACCGACGTGACCGCGCTGCTGACGCCCGGCACCCACCGGATCAGCATCACGCTGGGCCGAGGGTTCTTCGCAGTGCCGACGGAGAACGTCTGGCGCTGGCATCAGGCGCCGTGGTCGGGTCCGCTACGGGCGATCGCGGAGTTGCGGATCGACCAGGCCGACGGCCGGACCAAGATCATCGGCACCGACCCGAGTTGGCAGACGACCCTCGGCCGGACCACCTACGACTGTTACTACGCGGGTGAGTCGTACGACGCGACCTTGGAGCTGCCCGCTGCGGCCTCGGCCGTCCCGGCCGACGCGCCGAAGGGTGAGCTGCAGCCTGTTGATCATGAACCGATCCGGGTGACCTGGCAGGGCCGGCCGAGCTGGCAACGAGTCGGCGACGCCTGGGTGGCCGACTTCGGTCGTACGATCGCCGGCTGGGTCGGGCTGCGCAGTGATCAACAGCGCGGCGCGGAGGTCAAGATCATCTACGCCGAGAAGCTCGAGGACGACGGCAGCTGCGCACCGGACAGCGTGCACGTGTCGGGTGATCGGTTCCAGACCGACAGCTACGTCGGCGACGGTGCGGCCGATCAGTACTGGGAGCCTCGGTTCAGCTACAAGGGTTTCCGTTATGTGCAGTTGGACGGACTGAGCCATCCTCCCCGGGAGGACACGCTGACCGCGTACGCAGCGCACAACGACATCGCACGGATCGCCGAATTCGCTTGCAGTGAAGAGCTTTTCCAGACCTTCGTCGGCGCGATGGCGCGGACCATCGAGAACAATCTGCATCACATCCCGACCGACACTCCGGTCTATGAGAAGAACGGCTGGACCGGCGACGCCCAGGTCGGCACGGTCAGCATGTTGAGCCTGTTCGACCTGCGCCGGGTGATGATCAAGTGGCTTGATGATCTTGCCGACGCGCAGCGACCGGACGGGGCGATTCCGGTGATCGTGCCGTCCGGCGGTTGGGGGTTTGCCGAGCTGGCACCGGCCCCGGAGTGGACGACGGTCTATCCGCATCTGCTCCGGGAGCTGTTCCGTCGGACCGGTGATCTTGACCTCGTCCGGCGGCATTGGGTGACGCTGATTCGCTACCTGGATTGGGAATTGGGCAAACTGGTCGACGGCTGCGCGGTCTCCGCACTGGGCGACTACCTGCAGCCGGGCACCCACGGGCTCGGTCCGGACGACTCGGGTGTGACCGCGTCCAGTTTCCTGATCCGTGCGCTGCGCGACAGTGCCGAGCTCGCCCTGCTGATCGGTGAGCAACCTGATCATCGGCGGCTGCTGCAGGCCGCGCAGCAGGTCACCGACGCGATGAACGCGAAATTCCTTGATCATGAACGCGGCCAGTACGTGGTCGGCCCGGTCTACAGCCAGACCTCCAACGCGGTCCCGCTGGTCTTCGGCCTGGTGCCGGGGGCCTACGCACCGGCCGTGGTCGAGCATCTGGTCGCCGACATCGCCGAGCGGGATGACCATCTCAACGTCGGCTGCATCGGCGCCAACACGGTATTGAAGGCGCTGACCGATCACGGACACGGTGATCTTGCACTGCGGGTGGCCCGGCAGACCAGTTATCCGAGCTGGGGCTACTGGTTCGCCAACGGGGCCGACACCATGTGGGAGATGTGGGAGACCACCGCACGGTCCCGCGACCACTATTTCCACGGGACCGTGGTGCAGTGGTTGTTCGAGGAGGTCGCCGGGCTGCGCTGCGGTGATCACGGCTGGCAGACCATGATCGTCCAACCGCATCCGATCGGCGATCTGCAGCACGTCGCGTACGGGATCGAGACGATCCGCGGTCGGGCCGCGGTGAGCTGGCAACGCGACCAGTCCGGACGGTTCACCCTGACCGTCGATGTGCCGGCCGGCTGCACCGCCCTGGTCCGGATCCCCGGCGCGAGTGCCACGGTCGTGTCCGGGACGGCATCCCCCAGCCTCGATCACGACTTCGAGGTCACCGGCGGCCGTACGGTCTTCACGTCGCAGCTCTGA